From the genome of Burkholderia cepacia ATCC 25416:
CTTGTCGCGACGCGGCGACAGTTCGTGCAGGCTGCGCGCGATCAGCTCCTTGCCGGCACCCGTGTCGCCGTTGATCAGCACCGACGCGTCGGTCGGCGCGACGTTCGCGATCAGCTTGCGCACCTGCTCGATCGCGGGGCTGCGGCCGATGATGCGCGGCGCGACCACGTTCTGCCCGGCCAGCTCGCGCCGCAGCGCGTGGTTCTCGAGCACGAGCTCGCGCCGCTCGAGCGCACGGCGCACCGTCTCGATCAGGCGCTCGGCCGCGAACGGTTTTTCGATGAAGTCGTACGCGCCGTCGCGCATCGCCTGCACGGCCATCGAGATGTCGCCGTGCCCCGTGACGAGAATCACGGGCACGTCGGGCACGCGCTCGCGGCACTGCGCGAGCACGTCGAGCCCGCTCGCGCCGGGCAGCCGGATGTCGCTGACGATCGCGCCGGCGGTATCCGCGACGATCGCCTTCTCGGCTGCCTCGGCCGACTCGAAGCCGGCGACGTCGAACCCCGCCAGCTGAAGGCTCTGCACGCTTGCCCGGCGAACGAGCGCATCGTCTTCGATATAGATCACTTGCAGGCGGTTGGCCATCGTACTCACTTGCTCCTGACGGCCGCGCGGCGGCAGCGCGCGCGGCGGCGTTGATACCGATCGTGCACCGATCGGGCGGGCGGCATGGCGCGCCTAGCGCGAGCCCGCCGGCTCGGACACGGAGTCCGGATGATGCGTGCGGGCGCGCCGCAGCGTCAAGACGAACAGCGCGCCGCCCGACGGCGCGTTGCGCGCGGTCAGCGCCCCGCCCGCGTCGCTCGCGATCGACGACGAGATCGCGAGCCCGAGCCCCAGCCCGCGCCCCATTTCCTTGGTCGTGAAGAACGGCTCGAACAGGCGCGGCAGCAGGTCGGGCGCAATGCCGCAGCCGTTGTCGCGCACCTCGATCGCGAGCGTCGCCGCCGACACCCCGATCGTCACCTCGATCGCCGGCGCCGCCACGCCGGCGACCGCGTCGAGCGCGTTGCCGAGCAGGTTGATCAGCACCTGTTCGAGGCGCAGGTCCTCGCAGCGCGCGACGAGCTCGGGATAGTCGCGCGCCAGGTCGAGCGGCGCATCGTGCGCGGGCGACACGGTCGCATCCTGCAACGTCAGCGTGAGCGCAACGCCGCGCAGGCGCTCGTCGAGCAACGACAGCACGCTGCGCAGCGCGCGCACGACGAGCGCCTGCTCGTTGCGCGGCTTCGCGCGGCCGACGAACAGCTTCAGCTGGTTCGTGATCTTGCCCATCCGCTCCGTGAGCGCGGCGATCGCCTCGAGGTTCTCGCGCGCAGCTGCCTGCTCGCCGCGATCGAGCAGCACACGCGTGTTGTCCGAGAAACTGCGCAGCGCCGCGAGCGGCTGGTTCAGTTCGTGCGTGATGCCGGCCGCCATCTGGCCAAGCGCGGCGAGCTTGCTCGCCTGGATCAGTTCGTCGTGCGCGGCGCGCAGTTCCTGTTCCGCGCGGATCCGGTCGCCGACCTCCTTCTGCAGTTGCTCGTTCGCTTCCGACAGGTCGGCCGTGCGCTCTTCGACGCGCCGGTTCAACTCCGCGTAAGCCTGCTGCAGCAGCGCGCGGCCGCGAATCATTTCGCGCACGCGCGCGCGGCGCATCCGCCAGTAGAACGCGAGCAGCGCGACCGACACGAAGCCGAAGCCCGTGACGATCGTCGCGTTGCGCGCGTCGGCGTCGACGGGCGCGATCGGCGCCAGCGTGACGAGCAGCCAGTCGGGCTCGCCGATCCGGCGCTTGCTCGCGAGGTAGCGCGGCGCGCGCAGGCCCGCGCCGAGACGCACGATCTCCGCATCGGGGCCCAGCACCTGCTCGATGCGCAGCGGCAACGGCGTGACGGGCTGCTGCGCGTACTGGCGCGTCTCGTAGATCGATGCGGCGACGGGCCCCGTGAGCGGCCGCAGCGTGTGGTACTTCCAGGCGGGCACCGACGACAGGAACACGACGCCGTGGTCGTCCGCGACGACGAGCGGTTCGGACGCATCGGCGCCCTGGAACCACTCGAGGTTGAGCTTCACGACGACGACGCCCGCGATCCTGCCGTCGCGCCACACGGGCTGCGAGATGTAGTAGCCGGGATCGCGCGAGATCGTGCCGATCCCGAAGAAGCGGCCGACCTGGCCGTTCATCGCATCGAGGAAATACGGGCGGAAGCGGTATTCGATCCCGACGAAGCTGTCGGGTGCGCGCCAGTTGCTGGCGGCGACACACAGGCCGTCCGCGCCGATCACGTAGGTGACGGTCGCGTGCGCGTGTTCGTTGAGGTCTTCGAGATAGCGGTTGACGCGTGCGGTGTAGTCGGTGCGCTTCGGCTCGGCGAGCAGGTCCTGCACGTACGGATGGCTGCCGAGCAGATAAGGCAGCGATTCGTAGCGGTCGAGCGTGCTCTTGAGCGCGTTGGTGGTGCGGTCGACGCGCACCGCGGCGTTGCGCTGCAACTCTGCGACGCCGCGCCGCCAGGTGATCGTCCACGTCAGCGTGCACGCCGCGGCGAGCGCGGCGGCAAGCACGACGAGAATGAGCAGGCGGCGCGTCACGGTCGAGGCTTCCTGGCGATGCGGATCGCCTATTGTGTCATAGGCCTCCACCTGCCCGCCCTGGCCGCCGCGGGCCGCACCGCCCACGGGCGATGCCGCCGCCTGCTCCTTCATGACGTCAGACGCCGGCCGTCTCGGTCGGCGTGACTTCGCCGCCGCCCTTCAGCGCCTGGCGCAGCTTGTTGCGGTCGAGTTCCTTCTCCCATGCCGACACGACGACCGTCGCGACGCCGTTGCCGACGATGTTGGTCAGCGCACGGCATTCGCTCATGAAGCGGTCGATGCCGAGGATCAGCACCATGCCCGACAGCGGGATCGTCGGCACGACGGCGAGCGTCGCGGCGAGCGTGATGAAGCCCGCGCCGGTGACGCCGCTCGCGCCCTTCGACGTCAGCATCGCGACCGCGAGCAGCGTGAGCTGCTGCATCCACGTCAGTTCGATGTTGGTCGCCTGCGCGATGAACAGCACGGCCATCGTCATGTAGATGTTGGTGCCGTCGAGGTTGAACGAATAGCCGGTCGGCACGACGAGGCCGACGACCGAACGCGAGCAGCCGGCCTTCTCGAGCTTTTTCATCAGCTGCGGCAGCGCGGCTTCCGACGAGCTCGTGCCGAGCACGATCAGCAGCTCTTCCTTGATGTAGGACACGAAGCGGATGATCGAGAAGCCCGTGACACGAGCGATCGTGCCGAGCACGACGAGCACGAACACGACCGACGTCAGGTAGAACGTGCCGATCAGCTTGAGCAGCGGCACCAGCGAGCCGACGCCGTACTTGCCGATCGTGAACGCCATCGCGCCGAACGCGCCGATCGGTGCCAGCTTCGTGACGATGTGCACGATGCCGAACAGCACGCGCGTGAGCCCGTCGATGAAGTCGGTGACGACCTTGCCGCGCTCGCCGAGGTGCGCGAGCACGCTGCCGAACAGCAGTGCGATCAGCAGGATCTGCAGGATCTCGCCCTGCGCGAACGCATCGACCATCGTGTTCGGGATGATGTGCATCAGGAAGTCGACCGTCGACTGCCCGTGCGCCTTCGCCGCGTACGACGCGACGGCCTTGCCGTCGAGCGTCGCCGGATCGATGTTGAAGCCGACGCCCGGACGCAGGATGTGCGTGGCCGCGA
Proteins encoded in this window:
- a CDS encoding sensor histidine kinase — protein: MKEQAAASPVGGAARGGQGGQVEAYDTIGDPHRQEASTVTRRLLILVVLAAALAAACTLTWTITWRRGVAELQRNAAVRVDRTTNALKSTLDRYESLPYLLGSHPYVQDLLAEPKRTDYTARVNRYLEDLNEHAHATVTYVIGADGLCVAASNWRAPDSFVGIEYRFRPYFLDAMNGQVGRFFGIGTISRDPGYYISQPVWRDGRIAGVVVVKLNLEWFQGADASEPLVVADDHGVVFLSSVPAWKYHTLRPLTGPVAASIYETRQYAQQPVTPLPLRIEQVLGPDAEIVRLGAGLRAPRYLASKRRIGEPDWLLVTLAPIAPVDADARNATIVTGFGFVSVALLAFYWRMRRARVREMIRGRALLQQAYAELNRRVEERTADLSEANEQLQKEVGDRIRAEQELRAAHDELIQASKLAALGQMAAGITHELNQPLAALRSFSDNTRVLLDRGEQAAARENLEAIAALTERMGKITNQLKLFVGRAKPRNEQALVVRALRSVLSLLDERLRGVALTLTLQDATVSPAHDAPLDLARDYPELVARCEDLRLEQVLINLLGNALDAVAGVAAPAIEVTIGVSAATLAIEVRDNGCGIAPDLLPRLFEPFFTTKEMGRGLGLGLAISSSIASDAGGALTARNAPSGGALFVLTLRRARTHHPDSVSEPAGSR
- a CDS encoding dicarboxylate/amino acid:cation symporter yields the protein MKKKPFYKVLYVQVIFAIIVGVILGHFYPSIATDMKPLGDGFIKLIKMVIGPIIFCTVVTGIAGMEDMKKVGRVGGKALLYFEIVSTFALVLGLAATHILRPGVGFNIDPATLDGKAVASYAAKAHGQSTVDFLMHIIPNTMVDAFAQGEILQILLIALLFGSVLAHLGERGKVVTDFIDGLTRVLFGIVHIVTKLAPIGAFGAMAFTIGKYGVGSLVPLLKLIGTFYLTSVVFVLVVLGTIARVTGFSIIRFVSYIKEELLIVLGTSSSEAALPQLMKKLEKAGCSRSVVGLVVPTGYSFNLDGTNIYMTMAVLFIAQATNIELTWMQQLTLLAVAMLTSKGASGVTGAGFITLAATLAVVPTIPLSGMVLILGIDRFMSECRALTNIVGNGVATVVVSAWEKELDRNKLRQALKGGGEVTPTETAGV